The Aureispira anguillae genome contains a region encoding:
- the rsmA gene encoding 16S rRNA (adenine(1518)-N(6)/adenine(1519)-N(6))-dimethyltransferase RsmA has protein sequence MNNLLLIVITKKYRMKAKKSYGQHFLNKESIAMDIAKSLTLRDQYKSVVEIGPGKGMLTKHLMEEYAAYDLKVIEADRDMVLYLAEHYTDLVPNIIAEDFLKVNLKEHFKEQYAIIGNFPYNISSQILFKLLDNKEQVPELVGMFQKEVAERVAAQPNTKAYGVLTVLVQAYYDVEYLFTVGPEHFNPPPKVQSAVIRLHRKKDFENLGCDESRLKAIVKTSFGMRRKMLRNSMKQFLPKNVIFEDEFFKQRPENLSVQDFIDLTNLTFKY, from the coding sequence ATGAACAATCTTTTATTAATTGTTATTACCAAAAAATATAGAATGAAGGCAAAAAAATCATACGGACAGCACTTTTTGAACAAAGAATCTATTGCGATGGATATTGCAAAAAGTTTAACGTTAAGAGATCAATATAAGAGCGTCGTTGAAATTGGTCCAGGGAAAGGAATGTTGACCAAACATTTGATGGAGGAGTATGCTGCGTATGATTTAAAGGTAATTGAAGCGGATCGAGATATGGTACTCTATTTAGCAGAACATTATACAGATCTTGTACCTAATATTATTGCGGAAGATTTTTTGAAGGTAAACTTAAAAGAGCATTTTAAAGAACAATATGCTATTATAGGCAACTTTCCTTATAATATTTCATCTCAAATTCTTTTTAAATTATTGGATAATAAGGAACAGGTGCCCGAATTGGTGGGAATGTTTCAAAAGGAAGTTGCTGAACGTGTCGCAGCTCAACCCAATACCAAGGCTTATGGGGTCTTAACTGTTTTAGTGCAGGCTTATTATGATGTGGAGTATCTATTTACAGTAGGTCCAGAGCATTTTAACCCTCCTCCAAAGGTGCAATCTGCCGTTATTCGACTACACAGAAAAAAAGATTTTGAAAATTTAGGATGTGACGAAAGCCGTTTAAAAGCGATCGTTAAGACCTCTTTTGGCATGCGACGAAAAATGTTACGCAACTCAATGAAACAATTTTTGCCCAAAAACGTTATATTTGAGGATGAATTCTTTAAGCAGAGACCCGAAAACCTTTCTGTACAGGATTTTATTGACCTCACCAACTTAACTTTTAAATACTAA
- a CDS encoding TonB-dependent receptor, with the protein MVRYIILLTLLFLGSSTLFAQTTGSLQGKVIDVGNDEGLPFANVVLEKEGVQISGTQTDFDGNYNFSNINAGTYDVLVSYVGFPTVKTEGVVIKLGQVVRFDIEMEEGQDLTFTDSTGKKTEGVVVRAYRIPLIEQDATSGGQTLGAEDIKNLATRNVTSIVATTAGVNQADEGEAVNSNGSRSSSNDTYIDGVRVIGNFGIPETEIDQVQIITSGVPAEFGDATGAITNIITKGPSSELTGGVQLETSQFLDAFAANRADAYFSGPILAKPMLNALGDTLKKDGKVRKSTILGYRLAGVYSTSLDSRPSALGSFQLKEDKLQEILANPLVANPSGSGRVYAADFITKDDLEATQVRPNARESYAVANAKIDFKPNKDFYFVVGGQAQFNWGNSAGTTNRLFNYQHNPTYKTNTWRVSGRFRHTVSSTQPGGDDEEGDSTTVQSAFQNFSYELQGDYSQTNGSNEDPRYKDRLWEYGYIGKFYRSLTPRFGAIDSVFITNTIGDTIGVNVENGHLANNITFTGYEPNWDINPGLASYNNLIPRPFDINDPTTFNPDAPTSIDEMEIINGLNTGARTSIYGLFNAPHQLNSGFGKSNSSQVRANVKANFDLVMAQKTGNPIRHSIQLGGTFEQRIDRSYNISPFSLWNLADQSVNFHMDEEATDPTRPTGETRYDPITQRQYDLYDVLIRTDDEGKEPEMTLFGQRLREELGLDKRDWVNVHEMTPDQMNLEWFEPTTLITGRSRVLSYTGYDYLGNPTGTDIDFFSFFTETQTLNNGRVIKTRPIAPNKPIYAAGYIQDKFTYKDIICNVGVRFDSYDANTKVLNDPYSIVGYETALEFESDQSLYAAGKSSSYSRPEVIGDDFAVYVNDNNKDAVVVGYRDGEQWYDASGIPVNNPSELGTTILPALKGFGTSEIDPQGDNYDPTLAFRDYQPNLIVMPRIAFSFPISKEANFYANYDVLAQRPPSGAIATPYTYYNFRELVASNNSSRFIGNPNLKPQRTINYEVGFQQKLTNFSKFKVSLLYREERDLIQIREYINAYPSTYSSYGNSDFSTTKAFKLEYDMRENNNLRVLANYTLAFSEGTGSSPTSSTGIAAKELKYVFPLSFDQRHTFYVMFDYRFKSGDKYNGPKIGKFDVLENTGINLAFNANSGRPYTRKEIPGGIGTSFGDRITDGSINGARMDWSFRVDLKFDRDFVIGKNSKNPIRLNVYLRIQNLLNTQNPLGVYSVTGSPTDDGFLTTAGSSGPSFAASQPASYELLYDLRMNNPYNISRPRRIFLGLRFSF; encoded by the coding sequence ATGGTTCGTTACATAATTTTGTTGACTCTGTTGTTCTTAGGGAGCAGTACGCTGTTTGCTCAGACAACAGGAAGTTTGCAAGGGAAAGTTATCGATGTTGGCAACGACGAAGGGCTTCCTTTTGCAAATGTAGTTTTAGAAAAAGAAGGGGTGCAAATCTCTGGAACACAAACCGATTTTGATGGAAACTACAACTTCTCAAACATTAACGCTGGTACTTATGATGTATTGGTTTCTTATGTAGGTTTTCCTACAGTTAAAACAGAGGGAGTTGTAATTAAGTTGGGTCAAGTAGTGCGATTTGATATTGAAATGGAAGAAGGTCAAGATCTTACTTTTACAGATAGCACTGGAAAAAAAACAGAAGGAGTTGTGGTACGAGCTTATCGTATTCCATTGATTGAGCAAGATGCAACTTCTGGTGGTCAAACATTAGGTGCTGAAGACATCAAAAACTTAGCTACTCGTAATGTTACAAGTATTGTTGCAACAACTGCTGGTGTAAACCAAGCGGATGAAGGAGAAGCGGTTAACTCTAATGGTAGTCGTAGCTCAAGTAACGATACTTATATTGATGGTGTTCGTGTTATTGGTAATTTTGGTATTCCAGAAACTGAGATTGATCAAGTTCAAATTATTACTTCTGGTGTACCTGCTGAGTTTGGTGATGCAACAGGTGCAATTACGAATATTATCACAAAAGGTCCTTCTTCTGAGTTAACAGGAGGTGTGCAGTTAGAAACTTCTCAGTTTCTAGATGCATTTGCTGCAAATCGTGCAGATGCTTATTTTTCTGGACCAATCCTCGCTAAACCAATGCTTAACGCATTAGGTGATACGCTTAAAAAGGACGGGAAAGTTCGCAAATCTACTATTTTAGGGTATCGTCTTGCAGGGGTTTATTCGACTTCTTTAGACAGTCGCCCTTCTGCTTTGGGATCTTTTCAACTAAAAGAAGATAAATTACAGGAAATATTAGCGAATCCTCTAGTTGCTAACCCTAGTGGTAGTGGTCGTGTATATGCTGCTGATTTTATAACTAAAGATGATTTAGAGGCAACTCAGGTACGTCCTAATGCTCGTGAATCTTATGCTGTAGCGAATGCTAAAATTGATTTTAAACCAAACAAAGATTTTTATTTTGTAGTAGGTGGTCAAGCTCAATTCAATTGGGGAAATAGCGCAGGTACAACTAACCGTTTATTCAATTATCAACATAATCCTACTTACAAAACAAACACTTGGCGTGTTTCAGGACGTTTCCGTCATACGGTAAGTTCTACTCAGCCAGGAGGTGATGATGAAGAGGGTGATTCTACTACTGTACAGTCTGCATTCCAAAACTTTAGCTACGAATTGCAAGGTGATTACTCTCAAACCAATGGATCTAATGAAGATCCTCGTTACAAAGATCGTCTTTGGGAATATGGTTATATAGGTAAATTCTATAGAAGCCTTACTCCAAGATTTGGTGCTATTGATTCTGTATTTATTACCAACACCATAGGTGATACGATTGGGGTTAATGTAGAAAATGGTCACTTGGCAAACAATATTACATTTACAGGTTATGAGCCTAACTGGGATATTAATCCAGGTTTAGCTTCTTATAATAATTTAATTCCTAGACCTTTTGATATTAACGATCCTACTACTTTTAACCCAGATGCTCCTACTTCTATTGACGAAATGGAAATCATCAATGGTTTGAATACTGGGGCTCGTACTAGTATTTATGGTTTGTTTAATGCTCCTCATCAATTAAATAGTGGCTTTGGAAAAAGCAATAGCTCACAAGTTCGTGCTAATGTAAAAGCTAACTTTGATTTGGTAATGGCGCAAAAAACAGGAAACCCTATTCGTCACTCTATCCAATTGGGAGGTACATTTGAGCAACGTATTGATCGTTCTTATAACATTAGCCCATTTAGCTTATGGAACCTTGCTGATCAGTCGGTTAACTTCCATATGGACGAAGAAGCTACTGATCCAACTCGCCCAACTGGTGAGACTCGTTATGATCCAATTACACAGCGTCAATATGATTTATACGATGTATTGATCCGTACAGATGATGAAGGAAAAGAACCTGAAATGACCTTATTTGGTCAACGATTGAGAGAAGAATTGGGCTTAGATAAGCGCGATTGGGTTAATGTACACGAAATGACACCTGACCAAATGAATTTGGAATGGTTTGAGCCAACTACGTTGATTACAGGTCGTAGCCGTGTATTGAGTTATACTGGATATGATTATTTGGGTAACCCAACAGGTACAGATATTGACTTTTTCTCTTTCTTTACAGAAACTCAAACGTTAAACAACGGAAGAGTTATTAAGACACGTCCAATTGCACCTAACAAACCAATTTATGCTGCTGGTTATATTCAGGATAAATTTACTTACAAGGATATTATTTGTAATGTAGGGGTGCGTTTTGATAGTTATGATGCGAATACTAAAGTATTAAATGATCCTTATTCTATTGTTGGATATGAGACAGCTTTGGAATTTGAGAGCGACCAATCTTTGTATGCTGCTGGAAAAAGCTCAAGCTATTCTCGTCCAGAAGTTATTGGTGACGATTTTGCAGTTTATGTAAATGATAATAACAAAGATGCTGTTGTTGTTGGTTATAGAGATGGTGAACAATGGTACGATGCTAGTGGTATTCCTGTAAATAATCCAAGTGAATTAGGAACTACTATTTTACCTGCTCTAAAAGGGTTTGGTACTTCAGAGATTGATCCACAAGGTGACAACTACGATCCTACATTGGCTTTCCGTGATTATCAACCTAACTTGATCGTAATGCCTCGTATTGCATTTTCTTTCCCTATTTCTAAGGAAGCAAACTTCTATGCAAACTACGATGTATTGGCACAACGTCCACCAAGTGGAGCGATTGCTACGCCTTATACTTATTATAACTTTAGAGAGTTAGTGGCTTCTAATAACTCATCAAGATTTATTGGTAACCCGAATTTGAAACCTCAACGTACAATTAACTACGAAGTTGGTTTCCAACAAAAATTGACAAATTTCTCTAAATTTAAAGTGTCTTTATTATACAGAGAAGAAAGAGATTTAATACAGATTAGAGAGTATATTAATGCTTATCCTTCTACTTATAGTTCTTATGGTAACAGTGATTTCTCTACTACCAAAGCATTTAAGTTGGAATATGATATGCGTGAAAACAATAACTTGCGTGTTTTAGCCAACTATACCTTAGCATTTTCTGAAGGTACAGGTTCTAGCCCTACTTCTTCTACAGGTATTGCTGCTAAAGAATTAAAATACGTATTCCCATTATCTTTTGATCAAAGACATACTTTCTATGTAATGTTTGATTACCGTTTCAAAAGTGGTGATAAATACAATGGACCAAAGATTGGAAAATTTGATGTTTTGGAGAATACAGGTATTAACCTAGCATTTAATGCAAACTCTGGACGTCCATATACTCGCAAAGAGATTCCAGGTGGTATTGGAACTAGCTTCGGGGATAGAATTACAGATGGAAGCATCAATGGTGCACGTATGGATTGGTCTTTCCGTGTAGACTTAAAATTTGATAGAGATTTTGTAATTGGTAAAAATTCTAAAAATCCTATTCGTTTGAACGTTTACTTGCGTATTCAAAACTTGTTGAATACTCAGAATCCACTAGGAGTATATTCTGTTACTGGTTCTCCAACTGATGATGGTTTCTTGACTACTGCTGGTAGCTCAGGTCCTAGTTTTGCTGCTTCTCAACCTGCTTCTTATGAGTTGTTATACGATTTGCGTATGAATAACCCATATAACATTTCTAGACCTAGACGAATTTTCTTAGGATTGAGATTTAGTTTCTAA
- a CDS encoding NAD(P)-dependent oxidoreductase: MTEQELPKVLITDGVHDLLINGLKTAGYYCDYMPSISLEEVRTIIHQYQGIIINSKIIVDRSFLDRATQLKFIGRLGSGLEIIDLEYAKVKGVAVHRAPDGNCDAVAEHAMGMLLSLAINLRQADWQVRQKKWEREQNRGWELMGKTIGIVGFGYTGRALAQRLIGFGLKVLAYDKYKTDYAKEMPHVVEATMEQIYQEADILSLHLPSTPETKGMVDWQYWENFKKTLVVVNTSRGNIIQTKPLLSALDSGKIIGACLDVFENEKPLTYTQQEDLLFQDLFERENVLLTPHIAGWTVESKERLAKLLLDRIMKL, translated from the coding sequence ATGACAGAACAAGAACTACCTAAGGTCTTAATAACAGATGGCGTTCATGATTTATTAATTAATGGATTAAAAACGGCAGGTTATTACTGTGATTATATGCCTTCTATTAGCTTGGAAGAGGTACGAACCATTATCCATCAATATCAAGGCATTATTATTAATAGTAAAATCATAGTGGATCGTTCTTTTCTAGATCGTGCTACTCAATTGAAGTTTATTGGTCGATTGGGATCAGGTTTAGAAATTATTGATTTAGAATATGCCAAGGTCAAAGGAGTTGCTGTTCATCGTGCACCAGACGGAAACTGTGATGCTGTTGCTGAACATGCAATGGGTATGTTATTGAGCTTAGCCATTAATTTGAGGCAAGCAGATTGGCAGGTTCGTCAAAAAAAATGGGAACGAGAGCAAAATAGAGGCTGGGAGTTGATGGGCAAGACAATAGGCATTGTAGGTTTTGGATATACTGGGCGTGCTTTGGCTCAACGCTTAATAGGGTTTGGGCTAAAGGTACTAGCTTACGATAAATACAAAACCGATTATGCTAAGGAAATGCCACATGTTGTTGAAGCTACCATGGAACAAATTTACCAAGAAGCAGATATATTGAGTTTGCATTTGCCTTCTACACCAGAAACTAAGGGAATGGTAGATTGGCAGTATTGGGAAAACTTTAAAAAAACATTGGTAGTTGTCAATACTTCTAGAGGAAACATTATTCAAACGAAGCCTCTTTTAAGTGCTTTAGATTCGGGCAAAATAATCGGAGCTTGTTTGGATGTGTTTGAAAATGAAAAGCCTCTTACTTATACTCAACAAGAGGATTTATTATTTCAGGACTTGTTTGAGCGAGAAAATGTTTTATTGACCCCTCATATTGCAGGATGGACTGTAGAATCAAAGGAACGTTTGGCGAAGTTGTTACTTGACCGAATTATGAAGCTATAG
- a CDS encoding leucyl aminopeptidase family protein, protein MIALCYFSGPIYSSLSIPYNMNTTLRSISEYTSSDALIVLVKKTNLPFAKTVLSDTEYKTLEQATQQGIKQLVYPQAKRFVFIEIISNSTQEAARRLAAKIVPLLRNYRLKQITLIDQTKDHLLRSYTEGLVLANYQFLKYFKNKEALQSSLQTIQLLSAAIAPEQVKLLGHVLEGVCIARDLVNEPLSYLTAPQLAEEIKQLGALANFSVKVLDKAAIEKLNMGGILAVNKGSVDPPTFSILEWSPANPINKKPIVLVGKGVVYDTGGLSLKPTANSMDFMKSDMAGAAGIIGTMYAVAKSELPIHVVSLIPATDNRPGLNAYAPGDVIKMFNGSTVEVLNTDAEGRMLLADALHYAKQYDPELVIDMATLTGSAAHAIGNQAGVFMGTAQSSTKQALLEAGFATYERLVEFPLWEEYAEMLKSEIADIKNLGGSGAGAITAGKFLEHFVAYDWIHIDIAGVAFLHHEDAYRVKGGTGYGVQLLYNFLSNYSKP, encoded by the coding sequence ATGATAGCACTTTGCTATTTTTCAGGTCCTATTTATTCGAGCTTATCCATTCCTTATAATATGAATACAACACTACGATCTATCTCAGAATATACATCTTCTGATGCCCTTATAGTATTAGTCAAAAAAACAAACTTACCGTTCGCCAAAACTGTTTTATCTGATACCGAATATAAGACCTTAGAGCAAGCGACTCAACAAGGTATCAAGCAATTGGTTTATCCACAAGCGAAACGATTTGTTTTTATAGAAATTATTAGCAATTCTACACAAGAAGCTGCTAGACGGTTGGCAGCCAAAATTGTCCCTTTATTACGCAACTATCGGTTGAAACAAATTACTCTTATTGACCAGACGAAAGATCATTTATTGCGTTCTTATACAGAGGGTTTGGTCTTAGCCAATTATCAATTTCTGAAATATTTTAAAAACAAAGAAGCCCTTCAAAGTTCACTTCAAACAATACAGCTTTTAAGTGCAGCAATTGCCCCTGAACAAGTAAAACTTCTTGGTCATGTATTAGAAGGGGTTTGTATTGCTAGAGATTTGGTCAATGAACCACTCTCCTACCTTACAGCTCCTCAGTTAGCAGAAGAAATAAAACAATTAGGAGCCTTAGCTAATTTTTCGGTCAAGGTCTTAGACAAAGCAGCTATAGAGAAACTCAACATGGGGGGCATTCTTGCCGTTAACAAAGGAAGCGTCGATCCGCCAACATTTTCTATTTTAGAGTGGTCTCCCGCCAATCCCATTAATAAAAAACCAATTGTTTTAGTTGGTAAAGGAGTTGTTTACGATACAGGAGGGCTTAGTCTCAAACCTACTGCTAATTCTATGGATTTTATGAAATCGGATATGGCTGGTGCTGCGGGGATCATCGGAACGATGTACGCTGTGGCAAAGTCAGAGTTGCCGATTCATGTAGTGAGTTTGATTCCTGCTACTGATAACCGTCCTGGGCTGAACGCTTATGCTCCTGGTGATGTCATCAAAATGTTCAATGGTTCTACCGTAGAAGTATTAAATACAGATGCTGAAGGACGTATGTTGCTTGCTGATGCATTGCATTATGCCAAACAATATGACCCAGAGCTAGTAATTGACATGGCTACATTAACGGGTTCGGCGGCTCATGCAATTGGCAACCAAGCAGGGGTTTTTATGGGCACAGCTCAATCGTCAACCAAACAAGCCTTGTTGGAGGCAGGTTTTGCTACTTATGAGCGCCTCGTAGAATTTCCGTTGTGGGAAGAATATGCAGAAATGCTAAAATCTGAAATTGCAGATATAAAAAACTTAGGCGGTTCTGGTGCAGGGGCAATCACAGCAGGTAAATTTTTAGAGCATTTTGTGGCTTATGATTGGATACATATCGATATTGCAGGCGTTGCTTTTTTGCACCATGAAGATGCCTATCGTGTCAAAGGAGGTACAGGTTATGGTGTTCAATTGCTTTATAATTTTTTGTCCAATTATTCAAAACCGTAA
- a CDS encoding 3'-5' exonuclease: protein MNYIIYDLEATCWETERETRGKKREIIEIGGVLIDENGTIKSRFESFVQPIVHPMLSDFCQQLTTISQIDVNQADKFPDVIEDFQDWIGLNNNEEYLLCSWGFFDKSALVKDCKLHHIEGDWAKKHISLKDQYPRIKNTGRAVGMNKALNQEGFEFEGTMHRAIDDAVNLAKIFRKYQNLWRY from the coding sequence ATGAATTATATCATCTATGATTTAGAGGCCACTTGTTGGGAAACGGAGCGGGAAACGAGAGGAAAAAAAAGAGAAATTATAGAAATTGGTGGTGTTTTGATTGATGAAAATGGAACGATCAAAAGCCGTTTTGAAAGTTTTGTACAGCCGATTGTGCATCCTATGTTATCGGACTTTTGCCAGCAATTAACTACTATTTCTCAAATCGATGTTAATCAAGCGGATAAATTCCCTGATGTTATTGAAGATTTTCAAGATTGGATTGGACTAAACAATAACGAAGAGTATTTATTGTGCTCTTGGGGGTTTTTTGATAAAAGTGCCCTTGTTAAAGATTGTAAATTGCACCATATCGAGGGAGATTGGGCAAAAAAACACATTAGCCTAAAAGATCAATATCCTAGAATCAAAAATACAGGACGTGCTGTTGGGATGAACAAAGCTTTGAATCAAGAGGGATTTGAGTTTGAAGGAACCATGCATCGTGCCATAGATGATGCGGTTAACTTAGCCAAAATTTTTCGTAAGTATCAAAATCTTTGGAGGTATTAA
- the tsaD gene encoding tRNA (adenosine(37)-N6)-threonylcarbamoyltransferase complex transferase subunit TsaD: MTIILAIESSCDDTSAAVLKNGKILSNCVASQTIHKEYGGVVPEVASRAHQANIVPVVEMALQKAGVSKKDLSAIAFTRGPGLMGSLLVGVSFAKALALSLEIPMIEVNHIQAHILAHFIDAPQPAFPFLCLTVSGGHTQIVLVKDYLEMEILGTTIDDAAGEAFDKTGKLLGLDYPAGPIIDKMAKEGTAIFEFTEPNIPNLDFSFSGLKTNILRFLQKNNRLNSNFIQENLADICASVQDRIVSILLNKLKKAAIQADVQQIAIAGGVSANSGLRTALEEVGTQNGWEVFIPKFEYCTDNAAMIAMTAYYKYKDKDFVGQDITPLARYNF, translated from the coding sequence TCAAACTGTGTTGCTAGCCAAACCATTCATAAAGAATATGGAGGGGTGGTTCCAGAGGTGGCTTCTCGAGCACATCAAGCCAATATTGTACCTGTAGTAGAGATGGCACTTCAAAAAGCAGGCGTTTCTAAAAAGGACTTGAGTGCTATTGCATTTACACGTGGTCCTGGTTTGATGGGATCGCTTTTAGTGGGTGTTTCTTTTGCCAAGGCTCTGGCCTTAAGCCTAGAGATTCCAATGATAGAGGTAAATCATATTCAAGCCCATATTTTAGCCCATTTTATAGATGCCCCTCAGCCAGCGTTTCCATTTTTGTGTCTGACGGTATCAGGAGGTCATACCCAGATTGTTTTGGTAAAGGACTATTTAGAAATGGAAATATTGGGAACAACAATTGATGATGCTGCGGGAGAGGCTTTTGACAAAACGGGGAAGTTATTGGGGCTAGATTATCCAGCAGGTCCAATTATTGATAAAATGGCAAAAGAAGGGACGGCTATCTTTGAATTTACAGAACCCAACATTCCAAATTTAGACTTTAGTTTTAGTGGTCTAAAAACCAATATATTGCGTTTTTTGCAAAAAAATAACCGCCTTAATTCAAATTTTATTCAAGAAAACTTAGCCGATATCTGCGCTTCTGTTCAAGATAGAATTGTTTCTATTTTGCTAAATAAACTAAAAAAGGCAGCAATACAAGCTGACGTTCAGCAGATTGCAATCGCTGGTGGTGTTTCTGCCAATTCTGGTTTGAGAACGGCTTTGGAAGAAGTTGGAACTCAAAACGGTTGGGAAGTGTTTATTCCTAAGTTTGAGTATTGTACCGATAATGCAGCAATGATTGCTATGACAGCGTATTATAAATACAAAGACAAGGATTTTGTAGGGCAAGACATTACGCCACTTGCTCGTTATAATTTTTGA
- the pdxA gene encoding 4-hydroxythreonine-4-phosphate dehydrogenase PdxA has translation MTNKKLKIGISVGDINGIGLEVILKTLADKRILNWCTPVLYGSTKVASYHKNIIKVKDLTLHNTNDIHSINPNAVNVINCWLENVKITLGKCTADGGKYATFSLEQATEDLKEGHLDALVTAPINKKAMQLSGFAYPGHTEYLTHKFNAKENLMLMINESLRIGLITNHLPLSQVASTITKELILQKIELMNQSLKMDFGIDKPAIALLGLNPHAGDDGVLGNEEIEIILPAIEAAKKKGILVIGPYAADGFFGSGNYSNFDGILAMYHDQGLVPFKALSFGNGVNFTAGLPIIRTSPDHGTGFEIAGKNNANPQSFREALYQAIDSAKQRADYLEMTGNPLKIVAENEIDASPDDIIDNDGVEPEDRKAPHKKRERKDRDQKPKKEFRKQSNKKQENKQLSVEERLALAAKKNKTQTPNKKQVQKTSNQESPNPTSKKTNAPAPKADKKARKEELPTAPIKEQEPVVLEDNIMETMEPIPNLIEENEIPAIEQQQPKEDTIKEENK, from the coding sequence ATGACGAATAAAAAATTAAAAATAGGTATTTCTGTAGGTGATATCAATGGAATTGGATTGGAGGTTATTTTGAAAACATTGGCAGATAAACGCATTTTAAATTGGTGTACTCCTGTTTTATATGGCTCAACCAAAGTAGCTTCTTATCATAAAAACATCATCAAAGTAAAGGACTTAACCTTACACAATACCAATGACATTCATTCCATTAATCCCAATGCAGTAAATGTCATCAATTGTTGGTTAGAAAATGTAAAAATAACATTGGGTAAATGCACTGCTGATGGTGGTAAATATGCTACATTTTCGCTAGAACAAGCAACGGAAGATTTGAAAGAAGGACATCTTGATGCTTTAGTTACGGCTCCTATTAACAAAAAGGCAATGCAACTTAGTGGTTTTGCATATCCTGGTCATACCGAATATCTTACCCATAAGTTTAATGCGAAAGAAAATCTAATGTTAATGATCAATGAGTCACTTCGCATTGGTCTAATTACAAACCATCTTCCACTTAGTCAGGTCGCTTCAACGATTACCAAAGAGCTTATTCTTCAGAAAATAGAACTCATGAACCAAAGCCTTAAAATGGATTTTGGAATTGACAAACCTGCTATTGCTTTATTGGGACTTAATCCTCATGCTGGTGATGATGGTGTATTAGGAAATGAAGAAATTGAAATCATTTTGCCTGCTATCGAAGCGGCTAAGAAAAAAGGCATTTTGGTCATTGGCCCCTATGCAGCAGATGGCTTTTTTGGCTCTGGTAATTACAGTAATTTTGATGGAATTCTTGCGATGTATCACGATCAAGGCTTGGTGCCTTTCAAAGCGCTATCTTTTGGTAATGGTGTTAATTTTACAGCAGGACTTCCGATCATCCGAACCTCTCCCGATCATGGTACTGGGTTTGAAATTGCAGGAAAAAACAATGCCAATCCTCAATCATTTAGAGAGGCTCTATACCAAGCTATTGATAGTGCCAAACAAAGGGCTGATTATTTGGAGATGACAGGTAATCCACTCAAAATTGTTGCGGAGAATGAAATAGATGCTAGCCCTGATGATATCATAGATAATGATGGTGTTGAACCCGAAGATCGAAAAGCGCCTCACAAAAAAAGAGAGCGAAAAGACAGGGATCAAAAACCCAAAAAAGAGTTTAGAAAACAAAGCAATAAAAAGCAAGAAAACAAACAACTTTCAGTAGAAGAACGCCTTGCTTTAGCCGCTAAAAAGAACAAAACTCAAACGCCTAATAAAAAACAGGTTCAAAAAACAAGCAACCAAGAGTCACCCAATCCAACTTCAAAAAAGACGAATGCTCCTGCCCCAAAGGCAGACAAAAAGGCAAGAAAGGAAGAACTTCCAACTGCTCCAATCAAAGAGCAAGAGCCTGTTGTTTTGGAAGACAATATCATGGAGACAATGGAACCCATTCCTAATCTTATTGAAGAGAATGAAATTCCTGCAATAGAACAACAACAACCTAAAGAAGATACGATTAAAGAAGAAAACAAATAA